One Glutamicibacter mishrai genomic window carries:
- the panC gene encoding pantoate--beta-alanine ligase — protein sequence MKNPKIVKTRAELKAAIAQANPGSLGFVPTMGALHAGHSSLFKAARDENELVVISIFVNELQFNDANDYARYPRQLEQDAQLAGEAGVDIIFAPEAHEIYHAGLPLIQLHSGSMGEVYEGASRPGHFDGMLAVVSKLLHLADPRQGEYRAYFGQKDAQQVVLIRRMVADLDYPVQLRLVPIVRSAKGLALSSRNALLSDQEKEAALVLHRAIGLVADRAAHNEPLNIEDAIGLFQMEPLVQLDYFVVVDPNTLQELAFNCQDTPFTGEGLILVAATVGQVRLIDNQPISA from the coding sequence GTGAAAAACCCCAAGATCGTTAAAACCCGTGCCGAGCTGAAGGCTGCCATTGCCCAAGCCAACCCGGGATCATTGGGCTTCGTGCCCACCATGGGAGCCCTGCATGCAGGCCACAGCTCCCTGTTCAAAGCCGCTCGCGACGAAAACGAGCTGGTCGTCATCTCCATCTTCGTCAACGAACTGCAGTTCAACGACGCCAACGACTACGCCCGCTACCCGCGCCAGCTCGAGCAAGACGCCCAGCTGGCCGGCGAAGCCGGAGTCGACATCATCTTCGCCCCCGAGGCCCACGAGATCTACCACGCCGGACTCCCGCTGATCCAGCTGCATTCCGGAAGCATGGGAGAGGTCTACGAAGGGGCTTCACGGCCCGGCCATTTTGATGGAATGCTGGCCGTCGTCTCCAAGCTCTTGCACCTGGCCGATCCGCGCCAGGGCGAATACCGCGCCTACTTCGGGCAGAAGGATGCCCAGCAGGTAGTGCTCATCCGCCGCATGGTCGCCGACCTGGACTACCCGGTGCAGCTGCGCCTGGTGCCGATCGTGCGCAGTGCCAAGGGCCTGGCTCTCTCCAGCCGCAATGCGCTGCTCAGCGATCAGGAGAAGGAAGCGGCCCTGGTCCTGCACCGCGCCATCGGGCTGGTCGCCGACCGCGCCGCACACAACGAGCCGCTGAATATTGAGGACGCCATCGGGCTATTCCAGATGGAACCGCTGGTCCAGCTGGACTACTTCGTGGTGGTTGACCCCAATACCTTGCAGGAGCTGGCCTTCAACTGTCAGGACACCCCGTTCACCGGCGAGGGCCTGATCCTCGTGGCCGCCACCGTGGGCCAGGTGCGATTGATCGACAACCAGCCGATCAGCGCCTAG
- a CDS encoding NAD(P)H-dependent flavin oxidoreductase gives MSDLQRLLGYREPIFNAPMAGAAGGALAAAVSQAGGIGMIGVSGSPSTQWIQEQAGHVAALDTPWGVGFMAWSLETDLSPLESFLEFSPSLVSLSFGDVTRGAALAHEAGVLTAMQIGNAAELERAMEDDIDIIIARGGEGGGHGRNESGTLPLLQLAAAQQVKPVVAAGGIGTAHGVAAVLAAGAQAAWVGTRFLSSVESLGHENFKSAVREAGMDDTTYTRAFDIAQQLAWPAEFGGRALRNEFSESHEDLSTWEATSELREEMVRARAEAQPAMAPVYAGQAVQFVQTPQAAAEVMADLAGFRQILSETARRFA, from the coding sequence ATGAGCGACCTGCAACGCCTGCTTGGCTACCGTGAACCCATCTTCAACGCACCTATGGCCGGAGCTGCCGGAGGCGCTTTAGCCGCAGCCGTTTCCCAGGCCGGTGGCATCGGAATGATCGGCGTCTCGGGATCACCTTCCACGCAGTGGATTCAGGAACAGGCTGGACATGTTGCCGCCCTGGATACACCTTGGGGTGTCGGCTTCATGGCGTGGTCCCTGGAAACTGACCTATCCCCCCTGGAGAGCTTCCTCGAATTCTCCCCCTCGCTGGTCTCGCTGAGCTTTGGCGATGTCACCCGAGGGGCGGCCTTGGCCCACGAAGCCGGAGTGCTCACCGCCATGCAGATCGGCAACGCGGCAGAACTGGAACGAGCCATGGAAGATGACATCGACATCATCATCGCTCGCGGCGGCGAGGGCGGCGGACACGGGCGCAATGAATCCGGCACCCTGCCGCTATTGCAACTGGCCGCTGCGCAGCAGGTGAAGCCCGTCGTCGCTGCCGGCGGCATCGGCACCGCCCACGGGGTGGCGGCGGTTCTCGCCGCGGGGGCCCAGGCGGCCTGGGTCGGCACCCGGTTCCTCTCTTCCGTCGAGTCTCTGGGACACGAGAACTTCAAGAGCGCCGTGCGCGAAGCCGGAATGGATGACACTACTTATACCCGGGCCTTTGATATCGCCCAGCAGCTTGCTTGGCCTGCCGAATTCGGCGGCCGCGCGCTGCGCAATGAATTCAGCGAGAGCCACGAGGACCTGTCCACGTGGGAGGCCACCAGCGAACTGCGGGAGGAAATGGTGCGGGCCCGCGCCGAAGCGCAGCCGGCCATGGCTCCGGTATATGCCGGCCAGGCGGTGCAGTTCGTGCAAACACCGCAGGCCGCAGCCGAGGTCATGGCCGACTTGGCTGGCTTCCGCCAGATCTTGAGCGAGACCGCCCGGCGCTTCGCCTAG